GCAAGCTAAAGCTTACCGCATAGCTTTACGCCAACTGCGTCCGCAGCTTCTCCGCTTGCTCGGGCGTGAGTTGGATACCGCGTGCCGAGCGATTGTCCGGCGACGTGGGCTCTACCAGGCGGTCCTTACCGTAGATAAACTCGTCGCGTTCGTAGCGCGGCGGAGCCATCTTATCAGCCTGCAAGTAGATGGCCGCCTTCGGGCAAGCCTCTTCGCAGAGGCCGCAGAAGATGCAGCGCAACATATTAATCTCGTAGCTTACGGCATACTTCTCCTCGCGGTAGAGGTTTTGCTCGCCTTTCTTGCGCTCGCCTGCCACCATCGTAATGGCTTCGGCGGGGCAGGCCACGGCGCACAAGCCGCAGGCTGTGCAGCGCTCGCGGCCTTGCTCATCGCGCTTCAGCACGTGCAAGCCCCGGAAAACGGGCGAGAACGGCCGGGTTTCTTCGGGATAGCGAATGGTAATTTGCTTCTTGGTGGCAGCCCGAAAAAAGTGCTGCATCGTAATGCTCAAGCCCTGAAAAATGGCCGGTAAATAAGCTCGCTCAGCGAACGTCATCGGCTTCTTTTCCAGTTTCTTAGCGCGGTTACTTAAGGATTGCATAAGGGATAGTTTCTAAGCAGCTTACAGTGGCGACTTCGGTAAGACAATGTTATCCAATATCGGCACACGCTGGCCGAGATAGTAAATTTCTTAAATCTTGTCTGTCAGCCGCATCACAGAAACCCGAAGCTCGCTGATAGCCGCGTTATTTTTTGCGGTTTGAGTTCCCAGGCGGTCCAGACGTTTGTTGGTAGTGTCCAGACGCTCGTTGTTATCAACGCGCATCTAATGCACCTCAGCCAGTAGTTCAGCCATTATCTCAATCAAACTGTCGTCAGCCAAAGCTCAAAAATACGTTAGCGAACGGCGATGGTCAGGTCGGGGATAATGCCCGTTGTAATAAGCACCCCGGTTAGCAGAATATTGAAGATGGCCAGCGGGATAAGAATGGTCCAGCCTAAGCGCATAAGCTGGTCGTAGCGGAAGCGGGGTAGCGTCCAGCGCACCCACATGAAGAAAAAGATACCGGTAAATATTTTGGCGAACATAGCCACCACGCCCATCAGCACAAATAAGTTATGGGCCCAGTCAACCGAAAGGCCAGCTTTCGTTTGCAGAAAATCGAGAAACTCGTATTGAAACGGGTAGTTGAAGCCTCCAAAATAGAGCACCGACATGATAGCCGTTGCCACGAACACATTCACGTACTCCGAAAACAAATACAAGCCCATCTTCATGGAGCTATACTCGGTGTGGTAGCCGCCTACTAGCTCGGTTTCGCATTCGGGTAGGTCGAAAGGCGTGCGGTTGGTTTCA
The genomic region above belongs to Hymenobacter psoromatis and contains:
- a CDS encoding NuoI/complex I 23 kDa subunit family protein, which translates into the protein MQSLSNRAKKLEKKPMTFAERAYLPAIFQGLSITMQHFFRAATKKQITIRYPEETRPFSPVFRGLHVLKRDEQGRERCTACGLCAVACPAEAITMVAGERKKGEQNLYREEKYAVSYEINMLRCIFCGLCEEACPKAAIYLQADKMAPPRYERDEFIYGKDRLVEPTSPDNRSARGIQLTPEQAEKLRTQLA